Part of the Streptomyces antimycoticus genome, GGCGTCGTAGACGAGGACCGCTCCCCCGTCCGGCAGTGCGTCGTACGCCTTCTTCAGCAGCAGCCGCTTCTCCTCCAGGCCCCACCCGTGCAGGATCTGGCCCAGCACGATGACATCGGCCCCGGGCAGGTCGTCGGTGAAGAAGTCGCCCGCGTGGAAGGTGAGCCGGTCCTCCAGTCCGAAGGACGCCACGTACTTCTCGAAGACGGGCCGCACCCGGGGCAGCTCGAAGACGCCGCCGCTCATGTGCGGGTGACGCTGGGCCACCGCCACCGGAAGGCAGCCCACCGCTCCCCCGACGTCCAGCACCGTCCGGTAGTCGGCCCAGGGGAACCGCTCGGCTATCACCAGCGCCTTGCCCATACTGAGCCCGGTCATTCCGTGCAGGAATCCCTCGAGGCCCTCCTGGTCCCGGTAGATGGCGTCGAATACGTCGCCGCCGTGCTTGTGCTCGTTCTGCGGTTCGCCGGTTCTCAGCGCCTCGGTGAGCGACCCCCAGAAGGGATACAGCCGGCTGTTGGCCATCTCCAGGATGCCGCCGACATAGGTGGCCTTCTTACGGTCGAGAAAGGTGTCGGCGGACGGGCTGTTGCGGTACACGCCCCCGGAACGCTCCAGGAATCCGAGGGCGACCAGCGCGTCGAGGAAGTCGGCGGCGCCACGCGGATGCAGCCCGAGCACCTCGGCCAGGTCACCGCCCGTGCGGGGGCCCTCCGCGAGCTGGGAGAAGAGATCCAGTTCCACCGCGGTGAGCAGTGCCTTCGACGCCATGAAGCCGAGCCCCACCTGAAGTATGGGCTCGGGGCTGATCTCGTGCCGCATTGGGCTACCTCACTGTTTCCCCGGATGTGCGGTCTCACCGCACCTGACCGTATTTCGACCTCCTTACGCTACCGTGCCGTTGCCCCCTACACGGGTCGCCGCCGGACCGCCGGACGAGAGCCGCGACCCGCCCCATCCCACCGCGCGAGCGCACCCATGGGACACCATCCAAGAAAGCGATTTCCCCCCTTGTCCTGCGTGACCCTCGGGCATGCGCATCCAGACTCTTGACACTGGCTGCGACAGCGCTTTCCATTCGACGAATGACACCTGGACGACGATCCGTCAGACTCGGCCGACGGCCGCTCGGCCTTCTCGCGGCCGCCGCCCTCGGCGCGGCCACCCTGGTCGCGCACCCCGTCGCAGCACAAGCCGCACAAGCCGCACAACCAGCGCCGGCCACGCGGGCCGCACCGACCGCCCCCGCGGCCAAGGGCGCCACCTACTACGTCGACTCCCGCTCCGGGGACGACAGGGCGCCGGGCACCAGCGCCGCCAGGGCCTGGCGCAGCCTCGACCGCGTCGGCCGGACCACCTTCCGGGCCGGGGACCGCATCCTGCTGAAGGCCGGTGGCTCCTGGAAGGGCCAGTTGTGGCCGAAGGGCTCGGGCGAGAAGAGCCGTCCTATCGTGATCGGCAGTTACGGCCCGGGGCCCAAGCCGCGGATCCGCGGGGAGGGCACCGTCGATGACGCGGTGCGGCTGTTCAACCAGGAGTACTGGGAGATCCGCGACCTGGACGTCAGCAACGAGACGCCCGCGACCGGGACTCCGGGCGAGAATCTGCGGGATCTGCGCGGCATCCATGTATCGGGGGACAACGCGCGGCGGCTGGACCACTTCCTCGTCGACGGCGTCGATGTCCATGATGTGACCGGTGAGGTCAACTGGATCAGCGGCGATGTCTCCGGGAACGCCCCGGGGGTGCGCTTCAAGACCGGATGGGACCGGTCGAAGCGCACCGGGGGGATCGTGTTCGACACGACCGTCCCCGACATCACCGCACCGCCGTCCGCCGCCACCGTGCTCCACGACATCCGGGTGCA contains:
- a CDS encoding methyltransferase, whose amino-acid sequence is MRHEISPEPILQVGLGFMASKALLTAVELDLFSQLAEGPRTGGDLAEVLGLHPRGAADFLDALVALGFLERSGGVYRNSPSADTFLDRKKATYVGGILEMANSRLYPFWGSLTEALRTGEPQNEHKHGGDVFDAIYRDQEGLEGFLHGMTGLSMGKALVIAERFPWADYRTVLDVGGAVGCLPVAVAQRHPHMSGGVFELPRVRPVFEKYVASFGLEDRLTFHAGDFFTDDLPGADVIVLGQILHGWGLEEKRLLLKKAYDALPDGGAVLVYDAIIDDDRKENTFGLLASLNMLIETRSGFEYTAADGRAWMTEAGFRSSRIEPLTDGYSMLVGIK